The Anopheles moucheti chromosome 3, idAnoMoucSN_F20_07, whole genome shotgun sequence genome contains the following window.
AGGGAGGGACACAAATAAACATCAATTGTGTGTGGCGCTGAAGTAGCCGGCTCATGTCGCATGTCGTGCGAACATGTGTACTGTGCGGTGCATGGGTTTAGTGGCCACATTGCAGCTTATGCAAGCCAACAAATTAGAAATCAATTTCTCCCTGTACGTGTAACAAGTTATAAATTATAGTACACAGGATCACAGATCTTATTTTGAaacgagaaaggaaaaacagattTAAATATGGCCCATAaagtataattatttaaaaccgCTGTTATTGCAACATGCTCGTGATATCTTCTCCATCTTTCCCTCTCCTGTTTTCTTCTCACAATacaaagagaagaaaacgaaactgaGCAAACGACATTCGTAATCTCCGAAGAGGAAAGTTTTGTCCGTTTGAGGATCGcactttattttcctttgctgAAGTTTATTTGATCGTGTTTGATCGTCGACAAAACGTCTGCGCATGGGATGATCAACAGCcaggaaagcgaaagaaatataataaaagaaacgaaGTGAATATCAATAGGGACGAAAGGTCGATAAAACTAGCACTGATGGTCTATCACATCTTATTAGCCTGCAGGGAAAACCTGGGGAtcgttttattaattaaactcGCTTGCTGCTAATTGAAATTGATAGAGATTTAATCCAAAtcgaataataaattaatcctTGTAACAGTTGCATTGATGGACAGTTAAGAAGATCGATGAACTTGGGACAAGACGGTTGCTTTTAAGATTTTCAGTCGCTTCAAGATTCAATTTGTCGTTGCAGTGGGTTAAATGAATGAAACCCCCCCGGTAAATATTATACGGCATTCAACCTTGCCGTGGACAGTTCAATTTGTTTTAAGTCACATCATTAACCTTCGTACTTTGGAATGGAAAGAGGAATAAGAGGGGCTGTCGTTACTGTTAGGCAAACCAAGAACTTCCCGAGGTTACCCTTGGAAAAGCTATTCGTGGCTTTTTGCCGTCTTGTTGGATTGTTTCGCTACGAGCGtgtaaaatgttgttttaagGCTCGACTCGTGTCGGTTTAATTCGTTTGACTCTGATGGGTTAGttaaatggtttttttcttctattttgtACTCTTCTTTCTCCAGGAACGGACTCGCGGATAGGGTTCGGATTTCGGCTTGGTGAGCATGCAGATTTTCAAGTACAGCTAGAGTTGGGCCCACAGCTCAATACGAGGCCGATTGGTAAGTTAATTCAGTAGTAACGTATTGTAAAgctaaataaatttataaagtTCTATAAAGTAGCTAGAgctaggtttttttttattatttattttttatattttattcatgttattatgtaaatattttaacttatAGCTCTATGGATGCGGGACATTTCCTTCCAAAATCCTAAGGATGCACCTTATTCCGGGTTAGCTCGGTAATGAGTGTATATTGCATACGgtgtacatacacacatgTCCTGTATGTATGCAATGACGATATATTTATGAAAGTCCTTTAAGTCGTGATAGGTCCTAGTTGACCTCCAGCGGTCCTAGTCATTTCAGCGATGGCGTAAATAACTCTGCCAGAAAGGTCGGAATAATGTATTGCCAGATGACTGCACTTGATTATGAGTGTTCTAGAGGTCTCATGCAGCTGGCCAAGACCTTGGAGTGGATGTAGGGCCTTCTCTAATCCCAACGGGATGTCGTCCATAGTTATAGTCCCCGATTGCTGATTAGTTGACCAACTTCTGTGTATTTTTACGCTGGCAACTGACGTCTGATATTGGCCTCCTTTGATCTCCTGCAATAATCTCTATGCGGGAGGTGTAATTACCAATTTATCGTAGTGCCACCAATAACTCGCAACAGTAGTGCGTACTATTTATGTACAAAGGAGAACAGAAACATAGAACACAAGCGACATTGAAGGGGACGATAGAGGGCTGGGTTGTTCCGAAGagaaattatttccaaagCAAAAGTTTGCCTTATTCGTCAATTGAGCTGAAAGTCCGCCTGACAGTATGCAATCTCGAGCTTTAGTTTAATTTAGGGAACGGACCCAAGCCTACGTTTGCTTTGATGGTAATGTGAGACAGTAATGAATCATTGTTCTTTCTATTACGAATTTTGCTTACATTAACATTCCTTAAATAGATTCCtcgataaaataataaataaataaaataaaagttaattAACCGACAACTTAAAAATAGACAAACATTCTCATTCCTTTTTTGTCTTATTGCAGGAGCTGCAGCGAGCAGTAGCAAACGATACGTCGATAATGACGAATATGCGAACTCGGTGCGAGTAAGTAGTGAGCTGTATTTGGCTAACAGCCTTTTGCtaacattttgttgtttttcttttttttcggttaaGAATCCAACCCGAAACGGGGGTTCCACCTCCTGGTTGCAGGCGTGGTCTAAGCAAACGAAGCAAAGGCAACAGTTCAACAAGGACAAGCTGCGAGATTCGCTAATGCCACCGGCACCGATCATGGACGAAGGGGCTTACAATCAGCTTCAGCAACTGTACGAAATGAACAAACAGCGCGAGTACGAAGATTCGGTCGGAACACTTCCAGCGGAAGTGCTAGAGACGCGTATCAATCAGCTGAAAGCACTGCACAATCCCGTCACACCGTTTAAACCGATGCCAAGCGAACCACGCGCGGGTACAAGCGTGTCGGAGGAAAAGCCTCTTCAGACGGAGGAAGAGCCCTCTGAAGGGATGTTAATAGTTGTTACACCGGATGTACCAATTAGTACGACCCCCGCACCAACGGAATCGACCTCCACCGATAGTGAAAAGACAAAGGGTGCGGACCACGCAAAGGATATGGGCCTTACCGTCGATGGTGGACGAAGAAATGTACGACGACGAACCAATCGACCGGTGAGCAAACGCGACAAGGAACGAATCACCGCCCAACTGTCCGATGTTTCGCTGGACTAGGGGGGACTATGTGTTGCTGGAATGCGGAATGTGTATTATATTGTTCAAACGTTACAGTGAGGTTATCAATGAGGAGTCCTTATTCCTTCTCTGCTGGCACAAACCGTGTGGCCCGGAAGGTGGTTGTAAATAGTTCTTGCTCGGTTTTAGGATGTGATATTGTACTATTTATTAACCTTTTTGGCGTAGCTTGGAGGTGCGCTGgtattgttaaaattaataGAAGGAAACGTTAATGGGATGCTCCACGCAAACAACCACGCGAATGGGGCGATAGACGGGTATGAAGCAGTACCTAATTTTACGTGCAAGTGGCCCCAACGAACGAACCGGTTACACTAGTGAACTAAAGCACGGGgagggtttttatttattagatGCAAGGCATAGAGACAATAAAAAACGGCAATCAATAAAGTAAACAGGGGTTAAACGAACCGATGAACGTATCACGCTGAAAGGGCAACTTGATGACAGCAGCAACATAATAGCGAACGCACTGGATACGTATagtttttaatagttttattatttgtctATTACATATTGGGTTTGGTTGTTTTACCTTTTGTACCCCTGCCCTGTCGGCTTCCCTTTAGCGGCCTCCATGGGTTTGCCTTCTGCACACGGTGCGTTCATTGCGTTTCGCTCTACAGCTCTACGGTTCATTCTCCTCCCTAACCTTCAACGGGACCGCACTGTAGTACGGCTACTTTGAGTTTCGCACTACGACGACTACAATATTAACAACAAATTCCAAAAAAACAGTACTATCGAACGAAGCCACCCTTTCTGTGGGGGCCATTCTTTGCTCAAGTTAAGCGACCGTTCCTACGGGAAAACGTTGATGATCTTATAAAAACTTAACAAAAATGTGCTACTCGTGAGGATCGACCATTTATATTGGTGGTCAAAATACTTTTACCCACGGTTCACTGTTGATTTAGAATTGTTTTGTCGTGATTCGTTTCATTCCGCTGGTTACTTTATCAATTGGAGTACCTTTTCATAAAATTCCTTCCTTTGTAGCATATCGAATCCATTAGTTGAACCAAGTCGattagcgaacaaaaaaatagtaattaaAACGGGAAGTATTATtcattttaaacataaaatacgggaaacttttcattattttacatatcttcatattttttcttctcttttttccacatttttaCATTCTTGCCTAGAAACCTTCCCACTTAATGTGTGGTGTGGAAATTATtcttcgttttctttctttaccACACTAAACCACCATCTC
Protein-coding sequences here:
- the LOC128304771 gene encoding uncharacterized protein LOC128304771, which codes for MMKRSLIGLRARQRPRPLLGSLLMLFLLAFDAVSFTNAFIVPEELPSILSLVYSNIPPIKKGTDSRIGFGFRLGEHADFQVQLELGPQLNTRPIGAAASSSKRYVDNDEYANSVRNPTRNGGSTSWLQAWSKQTKQRQQFNKDKLRDSLMPPAPIMDEGAYNQLQQLYEMNKQREYEDSVGTLPAEVLETRINQLKALHNPVTPFKPMPSEPRAGTSVSEEKPLQTEEEPSEGMLIVVTPDVPISTTPAPTESTSTDSEKTKGADHAKDMGLTVDGGRRNVRRRTNRPVSKRDKERITAQLSDVSLD